The Cryptomeria japonica unplaced genomic scaffold, Sugi_1.0 HiC_scaffold_84, whole genome shotgun sequence genomic sequence GAATGATATGGTGTAATAGAAAAGTCAAGAATAtacaactagcaattgcaccttggtgtgcaatatgtACGCCGAATAGATGTggaatgattattaaaaaaaattgatctattttttcatatatttgtgCAACACGTGAGATAAATTAGCAAACCATTTAGTAAATGATATTATTTATTCAACAAAGGTCTCAACATTTGAAAAAATTATAGatccaaatcaactatgcatctactTAAACGGACAAATGCAATCAAACAAAACCCTTAAACCGGGAATATAATCGAGTTCCATTACCAATATTCTTATGTTTTGTTTGaaatagggagagaaggagagagggagatatagggatataaagagagagatagaggaggaagaGTGAGGGAAAGATAAAGGAGTGAGGAGATAGAGTTAGGCGATAaatatagagaggaagatagagatcgagattgatatagatatggagaagaatagggatatggatatgagaggaagagataaagagagaggagagagaaatagatagagatagaagagataaatatatagagagggggagagagaatgagCGAGGGATAACTTTGAATCAATTGTGCATTCATTAATACAAACCAAACATAAGTGAAAGAAAACCTTTCAATCAAAAGATAATTGaactccattaccaataggctcatgttatgtttgcaatagtgaGAGGGGAGAGATGAATAGATAAAGAGAGCGAGACATGTCTGGAGATAGGGTGACAGAGGAAGAGAGAGCTAGAGATGGGAATGAAGAGAGGGAGGTGGCAAAGAAATAGATGGTTAAAGAGAGTGAGACGTGcctagatagagtgagagaggatgaAAAGGACAAATAAAGAGAGATATAGTTGTAGAGGGATAAGGAGAAATTAAGATAAAGATTAGGAGATAGAAACAGAtagaaaagaagagatacaaagatacaaaaggggagagagagagagagggagggagggatattTTTGGGCCAATTTGTAATTCAAACTCGTTAATGAAGATGTTAACATAGGTTGACACCTAGTATGGTGGTTATACCTTTTGTAAATCTTTGAACCAATAGTAATAGTATTAACATAGtattgaattatttgtaattgccATGTATAACCTCATTTTGTGTGTTTTGTCACGTATGCACTATCCTTTAGTGCATTATCCACTTATACTTCTCAGTACATAATACATCTGAGGAATTTTGTAGATAGAGTGGCAAGGGAAGAAGTTACATAGAAGTTGTATACTTCAACACTTCTCTTGTTTGTATTTATTTCTCACATTTGGGAGTCTTAAATTACACACTATAATTATTTTCTCGATATCCATACTTGCCTTGCTTTAGCTTTACAAACAACCTTATGACCACACATAATAAGGTCAAGTCATCCTAAAGCCCATACAACCTTGCATCCCTCTAATGACATGTGTGGTTAATAATCACATTCTAAACTGAATTAACAATAGCTTCGATTTTATGTCCAACGACCATTaagtttaatttaatctaaattgttctattgatctagattctcctttaaataagaataatatttaagaagtcataaacatataatttaatattaaattttttaaatacataattaattattttaatattataaacttttaaaagcaataaatattaatagataaaaatttcaaaataaattaaaacaaattatttttaaaattcaaaatataatttaaaaataataatatatagaactttttacatttttaaaaatactaaaaaatcgAACTATTTCAACAATGAGGTTTAGACCAACCATGCactacaatttgcaatcaacaaataacAAATGGTATGAGCACTAAGTAATTCATCATATATCTTCGCATTTCTCCATCATAATCAGTAAAATTCAATTaactttgagaagtaacaagaacccatgcaaaatgtagaaagaCAGCACAaacatccaccatatcttcaacaaaacttatgtattaatttcaacaagtcttggaaacaatctctagcttcctcctcctactctactttcTAACAGTTCTGCTCTACTCTATTATCCACCTATTAACCTTTAAAAATGAGAAGGCAAACCTTATATAGAAGTCTTGATACAAATGAATGTCcgagattgatttgaatttaatGGCCGAGATTTaaccatgaaaccctaattagggctagtTATAACAACAACCACTTTAACCAATGAGAAAACTACAACACTTTGGGCACATGTCCCTCTTTGAATGTGGATCAATGAGAAATGAGATTAGGTACattgaataatatttgatgtaatgcCATATGTCACTTGCTCCTCCTTTGATGAGTTAGGTTCAATACACCTACAAGAACTGACTTGGCATCACTGAATTGGTCTATGATGATCAAGCACCACCTTAGCTTGCATGTCTCCCTAGCAATATGTCGACACTCAACATCatccaattgcttgatgtgatggttcatattctcaAATTGCATCCTCTTGAAAATCAAGTTTctagctttgattaactcttctaaaactatttataacatgtaatttttttcatatcagttatctttttcttgaataatattttaggAGATTGACAAAATACCTAGGTTTACATTTATTATACTTTTAGTATTGTTATCTATTCTTTCATTGTGGTAGATGTAAAATGTTTCTATCATAATTTTGTGGGATACATATATGACTAATCCATTACAATACAAGGAACATTTTGGAGCACCAACAACAACTACGTATTTAGACTTTGTTAGTGTATCTGAATGTTCCTTCTAGATAAATTTTAGAGTTGATATTAGCTTGTTAGGATGTTGGTTTCTTGGGATTCTATGCCTGTGTGTGATGACAtttcattatattaattaaaatatttctaattgatagagtttctattttatttatgattttaatatacatatttatataatttataaaaaacttttcaataaaatatttaatatatttataaaaatctttatcataataatgtatatttaattcaaataaaaatttctatcttaatttgttttaaatttaatgaaaaataaataaataagtataaattattttgtaatttatgaaaTAGGCTCATGACAATAACTGCATAGTTACTCTCTAGTTGGTatgatgtcaaaaaaattagaTGCACGTAACATCATTTGGCTACCAGTTGGAGGAATTGTTGAAGAGATTGTATGGTTAATTAGTAACTTATATTTCAtaagttttatttttcaaaaagctTTGAATGAAACCTACACTAGATGTGTGTGCATGTAACCACCCAGATGATGGAACTTTACTACATTTTGTGTAGTATAATTCACGAAATGATACTTCATCATTAAAATATGTGAACAATTTTTAAAATAACCAAATTGGAAAGAGCATAAACAATACGGGGGCAAAAAGAACACAAAATATGCACTAGGAACTATTATTGTCTTCCTCCATAAAAGCCTCCACAAAAAAGTGCTTGTAATAGGAATAAATCTCTGGAAGCAATTATTCTCATCCAAAATTCATGTAACAAAGATTCATAGTTGACAAAGGatcttttcatcagcaatggaacaAGGGACACTATAGCCTAAAAAGGCAAACGTGACTACCAAAATAAAGTAAAACTAGATGAGGCCATGAGGCAAAACAAAATCTCCACATGCCCTCTAATGCTAGATAACTGGTCTAAGTGGTGCAAAACATGACCTTGAAGAACTCAAGTAACGGTAAAAAAAGGTTAAAAATTAGACCAAGAAGGAGTCTTGCGGCCTTGTAAATAGCCAAAATGACATTCATGCAaggaaaaattaatagagaaagacaaaacagttttattcaaattgttcaaaattcatgcaaaaatagataagcaacatatgcaactctaagattgaccaaaaattgatttgatttgacaatatttatgttAACAACAGCCAAGAGGgaagaatgagaggggggtgaatcagtcttcaccggaataacAAACTTTACCGCAAAAcacagatttgataaactgcagtaataagacagataagaaaattaatagcacaacacacaacactaagattttgatgcGCAAAACCCAGTTaagcgaaaaaccatggtgggaacctacccacagtaagatgatactctacaatagtatgtgaaaatattacaatgaggaatgcacatgcattcaggcacactgcctagagctcactgctcaaataatatttgctcggaaggctacaacccttagggaagtctcactgactcgcaataagatttggactacaattcgaaagaaatgaacggaaagaatagcatctccaaatagaatctcaccacaaactcaacatcgAAGGATACATCACATGttcgcacacaaacctctctctgataatgaagacacaacatcaaacaaccaaattacatgactatatcacctatatatataatttatcaaccttgataacaaggtcggctaaaccctcgaccctcaattaaaaaattacatcacacgatacaaacactgaccaccagaccaatatagtggtttacatagcatagcatggttctaggtcaaattcccaaacacataactccaccgaaaatcacgcaaagatcaatcgcaacacgctacaccaccagaaatggtgcataacacacaaatcatcactggttgatagaaaccaccaaaaactcacacaacgataaatacagattgccaaaacaaataggacataattaaaaaaaataccagcaagcacattagaatcatccacaatagctgcaccaacactacttttcaaatcttcatcggtcaacgtctgaaagctaaagaacacaaccaatcaacaacggccaggaagaaagataacttgcggagaaccaaatcatgattcaactgaaattaagatacacaagaccttcccaagaaatatcccaaaatctcagcaccagatctgatcacaccaaaatataccagaggatataccgaactctgcgaaacagtgatcaacaaagcatcgctacaaaccggatcagaaaatcttcccaatctgcaatcaccagagaaaatcataggaatatgttgacatcaatgaccacaacatatcctagcatgaccaacaatatccaacaatttatGCCAAAACAACCACTTTATATCACTAGTTCAAATCAAATATCTATGCCAAAAGATCAGCCTATGCAAATTTTACCACACCAGAAAGTGCCAAAAAGCCAGCACACAAGGATCGGCTTTTTAATAAAATATCCCAAACCTTTACACATGCAGATTGACCATAGTAAAATAATTGATCGTCttattaaaattgaagacaaatcaTCTTTTAGCTAATTAAGCGCTTCCACTATCCACACAATAATGTGTTCCTAAAAAATCGCCCTACAGTAGAGCTTCAAATTTGTCAACTTGGTCTCCATGATcaacaatttaataaaaaatatatataatttaaaatacactaatcaaccatgaaataaaatctcctatttttattttattatttatacgatGAATTTTATAAACTTCAATTCATCGGGATTTTTAAAATCACAGTAGAAACACCTTCGGATTATCATGTCCTCACAAGAACACAAAAATATTATGGCACAAATCCACATTCCTTTCAGATGctcaacctcaatcaaaacctcTATAAATCTGCagtcataattaaaataaattacaaacatgtGAGTACCAAAAAACTAGTGGAGCTCAAAAAAAGAAAATGCACAGATTGAGATGAATGATAAGCTCTTAATATCTTTGATCAACTTAGGGGTGATTAAAAATACATATCTAATACAGTTCCACCTATAATATCAGATGCTATCTAGAATCATGTAATGTTTCATGGATAAGATTAACATAACCAGGCATTATTCTAACAACTAACCATCTAGCAAACTTACATAGAAGAATATTCTAGTTAGAATATCATACACTAACAACACATAGCTTGAAAAATTGGCGTAGGCTATTTTGGGTTCATGGAGGTGCGAGCAAACGTTAATCTATAGTAAGTGAAATTGCTCAAACCCACAAAAAGGTCATTTGGAGCTCGTCGATTTTGCACAAGTCACGAGTTTTCTCTTGCACAAGTGTTTATCCTTTTGTAGACTACGGTCTTCTTCAGCATGGTTTTCTATgtggttttcttctatttttttgtgtGTGCCTGGTTTATTCGTGTGTGTACCTAATGTTCAGATTGCTTTGGAAAACCAGGTTATTTCCCCTGTTGGTGAACTTTTAACTAGCACATTTTTCAAGGACTAGTGCACCCAACACCCCTATTTTGCTAAAATAGGCTCAACTGTTGAGAGATGAAAGTGGACCTTGTAATTTGCatgaatctaatttgttttgttgtcccATCACAACAAAATGTTTCGAAAAGGTGTGAACTTCATATAAACACAACTCCCTTTCCCATTCTAGGAATCAATGTACTCAATATAGAAAACCAAAAAACCTAGTCAATCAAGCATTCAGGGAGCGAAACGATAAAGAAGTCCCAATTTGATTATTCAATCATTGAAATATATGCTATAGCAATTATGATCAAGTGTATTATGTAATTCGTACCTAAGATAAGGTGTCATCATTTCACCATTTATCATTTGCTTAGCCTCTTTTCTTGTGGGGGCATGCATCCTATCTCATCATTATCATTGTTGAAGAGAGAACACTAATACGCGGTTTGGATAAGGTAATCCCTTATATGAAATAACCATTTCTCCCAATTTTCTCTATCTACAGGTCCAAATCCGATAACAAGAAAGTTAAAGAAAAGTAGACCAGACATTAGCAGGCATCACAAAACATTGATTGAACGAAAACCCTAAGAACAGGGCACCCAGCAGTCATTGACCCATATTTTTAAGAGGCAAGTGATCAAATattgtcgatttcattttcgatcATCTCTCAATTTTCCCTCAACTTTAGACACGGATCTCCAACGTTTCTCTCTAGTACAATTAGCTTCATATTACAGTCCCAATTTCCTCTCTATGTCTCCATCTCAGATATGTCTTACTCTTTCTATATTTCATCTTGTATCTACTACATTCTATAAAACTTAGTCATTTTACCATTGTTAGACTAGTTCATCTATAGACACTTCACTGTCTCCATCTCATGCAACAAAAGGAACAGGAACCTAATTTCGTATCCCTTCCTTAAAGACAACAACTAGTCCTATTCTTATTACTAATTATGTTGTGTCAACTAAGATCTTCTAGCTTACATTGGTCAATCGTAGGATCTTGTTTCCTCCATTTCAAGGTTTACATTGATTTATGAGATGGTATGATTATATATGCTACATAAACCAACATTTTTTAAGGTATGATCCCATATTGTATTGGTATAAAATTGGTGGTACTGAAACCAACATTGATATAGAAAAAAATAGACATTTTTATTTCTAACGTGTTTCCATCTACATCTTTCACTTGTCTTGCAATTGTGTACATTCTCATGTAAATACCAACGATGTTATACTCGCGCCCTTTTATGCTTCATACCATAATGTGACTCCTCTAATTCCATAAGACCAGGAGTGCGCAAGGAGTGTAATGCTTCGTGTGGTTCATGTAACTAAACTCGGCTTCTATTTGTAGATATGAGCAAAGGTTGTGTTTTTATCACTTAAAATGTGCTTTATATGTTTTCTTAAATGCTCACATATACATACTGGTGGCATAAAATGAAAGTAAGCGTGTAGGACTCAATAGAATATAAAATAGTGACTAGTGATTTAGAACTTTCCTTGGTGTAAcccaataaaaaatattgaaaagaatgGAGTTGTACCCTCATCTCTAGTATCAATTAAATGCAAGATTCACAAGCCAACTTCTCAATTTGAGTCTTAAATACAAAGTGGACATTACCTAGCACTTATGTAATTTCGTACAATATTGTATTCTTGTGGAAAGAGCTTGCTTAACAATATGCTCGAGTTCTACGCTCATTGACTAATTCTCTCCAATGACAAAACTTATGTTTCCATGAGTTGAAATCTAGAATCTCCATTTCCAAGTGTTGCACCATCTTATTACTCGacgtttttcttcatccaaatctaTTGATTGATATCTTCATTATTTTATAGTCTCTCTTTTCAATGTCTTCCCCCAAGCTAAACTATGCAACCAAATAGCGTTCACTTCCTTgtcaacctcaatcaaaacctaGAATAAAAAACATGCACCTAGCTATCAAATATGGAATAAAATACATGCACTTGTCTAAAACAAATTAGCACTTccctaaataaatcatgtagaaaaCTTTCTCCAATACCAACCGATCGATAATCAAATCGAATATTCCATTCTAATCTCACCATCGCTGATTTTTGTTCTCTTCACTTATGTGCCGATCCAATGCACTATGCTACTGATGTGAACATTCAGAAAGCCAAAATTGGTATCTTCTACATCTACACCTTCCACTTGTCTTGAAATTTTGTATGTGGTCAAATTTTGTGCCTACAATGTTATACATAATATTTCGCACCCCTTTGTGATTTATAACAATATGTCACCCCTGTAATACCACAAGACTATTTAATAAAGAGTATGTTGATTGAATAAGATTTATGTATTTGAAATATGCTTCTTTTTTGTTGTGAGCATGTACTATGTTTTTCATCAACTCAAGACATTATTGTTGCAGTTTCTTAAGAATTTGAGTATCTGCAGTAGTTGCATAGAATGAAAATGAGCAAGCTTCAAAGACATAGGTTATATAGACATCGAAGGCATGAAAGAAGAGGTCGTGAAGCTTTAGAATGAACTGATGTATGAAGCTCTATTTTATTAGATCATTTATAAATGCATGGGAAAAGTAGAAGATTATGATATTTGCAGATCTCACTGATAATGTATGAGTTATATCTATTATCTTATTCTTGATGGAAATGCGATTGCCAATTTCTCAATATGACGACACTTTTATCTTCTTCGTATCAATCAACAAATACCTTGAGATATTGGAAATTATATTCAAAATGCGCTTACAACTTACCTTAAAATGTGTTACAGCAAAGTGAAATTTTAATGTTGTCATCAAAGGGACAAAACGACatcaatatttaattttcaatctttgGAATATGATGAGGACATACTGATGTCCAAAACAGATGCTATGAATGGCACAAGAGGACGCCAATAACCCTAAAATGATAGTTTTATTCAACGGTTAATTTTCAATCTTTGGAATATGATGAGGACATGCTGATGTCCAAAACAGATGCTATGAATGGCACAAGAGGACGCCAATAACCCTAAAATGATAGTTTTATTCAACGGTGAGAAAAAAGAATTGGGAAAGACGGTCTTCATTGGGAGacctcttgtttgttttgtttagtatgcgaatttcttttgaatgtaattcACCAGTTCCTGGGTGATGCGGAAGGCCTTGCTCAAAACGGAATCGGGGAGAGGGGGATTCGCCGCAAACAGAGAATTGGCGATTGTCTGAACTCCGGGAAACTGGCTGCTCAATCCAGCTATGGCCACTGCATTTTCATGccccacattctgctggaaatgaacaagtgcctttggaaacacaaacacatctcccttctccaaAGTTTTGCTGAAAAATTTGTTGCTGgtgtcaatgaaacccacaagaagctggccttccagtaaaacaagaacttcggtggctcttgggtgtgtgtgaggaggatttattccacccacTGCGTAGTCGATGCGGACCAACGATATTCCAAACGTATTGAGGCCTGGTATCTGTTTAACGTTCGCCATCGTTACGTTGGAGCCCACATCATTGTCGGTGTTCCCTGCCTGCCCAAGTCCCCGGAAGAAGAAATCGTTTGCTGAAACTTGCATTGGGTCTTTGCAAACGAACCCGTTCACCAAAACTGTTTAAAACAAGATCAAATCAATCTGTCTGTTAGTAACTCGACTCGTCTAATAAGCAAATCATTATCATTGTTTATGTATAAATATTCTCACTCACCGTTGCTTTCCTCATCTGCAACGCAGAAATCTTGCAAGGGATCCGGATCCCCTGCCATGACCCTGTCGCTGTAACAGCATATCAACAGAAAAAGTCCCAACGTGAAGTAAATCATGCGGTTAGCCATTGTAATAGAAACGCAGACACAAGAGATCAGGATATGAATGTCTATTACAAACCCATTACACGCTTTATATAGCCCAAACCATAACTCTCCGCAAAGACTAATTCATCTTGACTCCGTATATTTCACGGATCCTTCCAGAGTTGTTGCTCTTTTCCTTACGTCACACTAAGTCTTACTGCATGTGGTTGTCTCGCCTGCTACCGCAGATGTATTCTCACCATCCTTTCATTAACgttgaaattttctatcttctcccTGCCCTGCTGCGTATGCCTATCTCAAGATCAACTTACCTCCTGCCTTACACGTATTCTCGCCATCGCCATCATTTTAGTAATGTGGAATTGTTTAGACTTAATTGGAACGGTGGGCTTCTTCAAAGGAAACAATATATAAATCTTTCTCCACCGTGGGAGAATCGGTATGAGAGGAAAGTTTCTTTCTTGGAGTTGGATATTGGCCTAAAGACTGTCCATGCTTTGTACCCTTTTTCAATGAGATTTTTATCTCTcgtcatttaaattaatttatgttattcAATGTTTATTTCTCAGATTGTCTATGTTCTAGGACAGAAAAACATTGCTCAAAATAACTTATGTTCATTTACTTTACATTGAATGCGTTGATTAGAATATctatttcacatccatctacaaTTTTGAAGTCAAGTAGGTGTATTACTTTTCTTTAGCAGTTTTGGAGACCTAAATTATAGGTTTAAGACAACATATGCAAACATAAGAACCAATTTATGGAGGATAAATGTATAAGAAGATAGATTTTGGAGAGGTATTCTACAAGAAAAAAAACTTTTTGGTGGTGTTGAGAATCCCATCTTGGAAGAGACCATGTTGTCCAAGGGATCTAGTATTTAGAATTATTTAAGATCGTTTTATTTTTCCAAACCCTAGAGGGTAGATGGGTAGCGGAAATAGAATCCGGTTTTGACATTACAATTCACTAGAATCCATCACCTCTATAAGATATAACCTTATTAAGACGTTGATGTCTGATTTTCAGAATGTCATGGGTGAGTAGTTTGAATGCATCTTGAACTACCTTGGGTCAAGGTACAACAGTGACTAAAAATCGTACCGCTTCCAATACTCATAACTATAATGAATGTAAACCGCGATATTTTAGAGAAAAGAGCCTTCATTCTCAAACTGTTGATGGGTGCGAAAACATTGCTCACGTTGCGTTGAGTGCGTTGCTTAGATTGTCTCTTTCACATCCATCTACAGTTGAACTCGGCCAAAATTTAATCTTTAGGTGAGTGTGTTGTTGTAAAtgaagtgcattgttgtaaatgaagTAGGTGTCTTTTCTAGCAGTTTTGGAGATCAAAATTTTACCTTTAGGTGAGTGAATTCTCTTTAATAAAGTAGGTTTACTACTTTTTCTAATGTTTGAGATCTGTCTATTTCCATTTTTCGACACCAAAACTTTTCGTCCAGTTGACTGCATTGTCCTCTCGATTCTCCTTTTAACAAAGTACATACAGTTGAtttagatgatttattttttattatttttgtgagatatatgtttatttaatattttttttaacttaatgTTTTGATGAATTAGTTGTTTGGGGTAACtaaataggaaaatataatattaaagattatttttttcctcttacttcaatcaaatatatgagaaaagtatttcatattgattagacatttcattttatttatttttatttatattgattgaattttcttttcttttatatcaaataatatgacaattataaatagtttataaaaaatattcaatttgagAAGTAAAAAATGCGTTAAAAGTGATATATTGGGATGATTCTTGGTTGGGAAACGTTTAGTTCCATGATCCCTTGTTTACCTATCAAGAATTATCTTTTTACTCTCTTTGGATAAGGGTGGCTAACTAATGAACTTTTTACAATTAAGAAATCAAAGTGATCAACAATCGAATATAAGGAACAAATAGAGTGAGAGGGGGAATAAAATTCTACACCTGATCGATTCATGATTATAATAAGTGGTTCATATTATAGAAGAGCAAGTCAATAAAACAGTTTGGTCATATTTTACGCTAGTATAATCTCAGTTTTCTTGATAACTACTCgagtacatttttttttaatatctctcATAGGTTTTACCTTGTCTTTCATACCACACTCACAATCTCCAATTCCCCATTGAGTTTCCACAAATGACTAATACGAAAGGTAAATCTACATCCATGTAAGAGCATGGACACCGGGAGTGATCTAATATTGGATGCAATTAAGTGAGGAATATTTTTTGAATGAATCCCTATACTTTTGGACCCTTTAATGACATGGTTTGCATAAGTAAGAAAATGTTTATTAATGTAGAGAGCATGGTTTTAGGTACTTTTCTATGTGGAGGTGATACAAATAGGCATGGGTAGCCTATGCGGTTACAGATGATTGTGGTTCTTCCATCAACGCTATTCTCTTTTTTATTGAATGATATGGTGTAATAGAAAAGTCAAGAATAtacaactagcaattgcaccttggtgtgcaatatgtACGCCGAATAGATGTggaatgattattaaaaaaaattgatctattttttcatatatttgtgCAACACGTGAGATAAATTAGCAAACCATTTGGTAAATGATATTATTTATTCAACAAAGGTCTCAACATTTGAAAAAATTATAGatccaaatcaactatgcatctactTAAACGGACAAATGCAATCAAACAAAACCCTTAAACCGGGAATATAATCGAGTTCCATTACCAATATTCTTATGTTTTGTTTGaaatagggagagaaggagagagggagatatagggatataaagagagagatagaggaggaagaGTGAGGGAAAGATAAAGGAGTGAGGAGATAGAGTTAGGCGATAaatatagagaggaagatagagatcgagattgatatagatatggagaagaatagggatatggatatgagaggaagagataaagagagaggagagagaaatagatagagatagaagagataaatatatagagagggggagagagaatgagCGAGGGATAACTTTGAATCAATTGTGCATTCATTAATACAAACCAAACATAAGTGAAAGAAAACCTTTCAATCAAAAGATAATTGaactccattaccaataggctcatgttatgtttgcaatagtgaGAGGGGAGAGATGAATAGATAAAGAGAGCGAGACATGTCTGGAGATAGGGTGACAGAGGAAGAGAGAGCTAGAGATGGGAATGAAGAGAGGGAGGTGGCAAAGAAATAGATGGTTAAAGAGAGTGAGACGTGcctagatagagtgagagaggatgaAAAGGACAAATAAAGAGAGATATAGTTGTAGAGGGATAAGGAGAAATTAAGATAAAGATTAGGAGATAGAAACGGAtagaaaagaagagatacaaagatacaaaaggggagagagagagagagggagggagggatattTTTGGGCCAATTTGTAATTCAAACTCGTTAATGAAGATGTTAACATAGGTTGACACCTAGT encodes the following:
- the LOC131058060 gene encoding putative germin-like protein 2-2, whose product is MAGDPDPLQDFCVADEESNVLVNGFVCKDPMQVSANDFFFRGLGQAGNTDNDVGSNVTMANVKQIPGLNTFGISLVRIDYAVGGINPPHTHPRATEVLVLLEGQLLVGFIDTSNKFFSKTLEKGDVFVFPKALVHFQQNVGHENAVAIAGLSSQFPGVQTIANSLFAANPPLPDSVLSKAFRITQELVNYIQKKFAY